The Actinomyces lilanjuaniae genome segment AGCCGCGCGTCGAGGACGAGGCGGTGTCGTGATGCCCGCACACAGCGGCCGTGACCTACCAGTCCCGTCCCGTGGCCAGCGGGGGCAACGGCCTCGGCGCGGCGGGCCGTCCAGGGCCTCCTCGCGCAGAGACGGCACCCACGACCCGGCCGGCTTCGGCGCACCAGGACGTCCACGGGGACCACGGCAGGCTGATCCCGCCCGCGCCATCGCCCTGGAGGTCCTGACCAGGGTGCGCACCGAGGGCGCCTTCGCCAACCTCGTGCTGCCCTCCCTGGTCAAGGAGGCCCGGCTGAGCCGGCTCGACGCTGGCTTCGTCACCGCCCTGACCTACGGGACGCTACGCCTCCAAGGCCGCTACGACGCCATTATCGGCCTGTGCCTTGACCAGCCGATCGCCACGCTGGACGGCGTCGTCCTTGACGTCCTGCGCCTTGGGGCGCACCAGCTCCTGGGGATGCGCGTCCCGGCCCACGCCGCCGTGTCGACCTCGGTGGACCTGGTGGGGGCACGTCGGGACGCCGGGCCTCGGGACTGGTCAACGCGGTGCTGCGCCGCGTGGGGCGCAGGCCCCTGGGGAGTGGCTCGCCCGGCTGCGCCAGGACACGAACCATGACCTGGAGGCGCTGGCGGCTACCGAGTCCCACCCGCTGTGGGTTGTCAAGGCCATGCGACAGGCACTTCTTGCGCACGGCAGGTCTGCCGAGGAGCTGGGCGACCTGCTGTCGGCGGACAACCAGGACCCTGAGGTGGTGCTGTGCGCACGTCCTGGGCTCGTCTCGGTCCCCGCGCTCGTGGATGAGGCCTCCTCCGACCCCGGGCAGCGGGCGCAGGCCGGGCGTGTCAGCCCCCTGGCCGTCGTCATGGAGGGGGGAGACCCTGGGAGGGTCACCGCGGTCGCCCAGGCCCGGGCTGGCGTGGAGGACGAGGGCAGCCAGCTGGTGGCTCTCCTGCTGGCCCGGGCTGGCATTGATGGCAGTGACTCCCGTTGGCTCGACATGTGCGCCGGTCCCGGGGGCAAGGCGGCGCTGCTGGGCTCCCTGGCCGCCCAGAGGGGCGCGCACCTGGTGGCTAACGAGCCTGCCGCCCACCGGGCTGACCTGGTGCGGGACTCTATCCGCGCGCTACCACCGGGTACTGTCGAGGTCCGCAGTGGCGACGGACGCGACATCGGCAAGGAGGAGCCGGGGCACTACGACCGCGTGCTGGTTGACGCGCCGTGCTCGGGGCTGGGCTCCCTGCGGCGCCGCCCCGAGTCCCGGTGGCGGCGCACCCAGGCCGACGTGGTCGGGCTCGCCGCTCTCCAGCGCGAGCTGCTCTCCAGCGCGCTGTCTGCCGTGCGCCCCGGGGGAGTCGTCGCCTACGTCACCTGCTCTCCCCACGTGCTGGAGACGGTCCTGGTCGTCCAGGACGTCCTGCGGCACCTGGAACGGGAGGACAAGGTCGTCGAGGTCCTGCACGCCGGACGCCTCTGCGCCGAGGTCTCTCCTCATCCGCCCGCGGAGGCGTCCCGTCCGATGCTGCAGCTGTGGCCGCACCTGGACGGCACCGACGCCATGTTCTGCACCCTGCTGCGTCCGGCGGCGCCAGCCGCCTCCCCGCCCCGGCCCGGTGCCGCGGCTGCCAGTCCCTCCGCCTGACCGCGCCCAGCCTTCCGGCAGGCGACTACCCTTAGCCCAGGAGCCACGATGAGGTCACCAGCGATCCACCCCTCAATCCTCAACTGCGACATCGCCCACCTTGCCGATGAGCTGGCCCGGGTCAGCAGCGCCGACGGCGTGCACGTCGACGTCATGGACAACCACTTTGTGCCCAACCTGTCCTGGGGCATGCCTGTCGTGGAAGCGGTGCTGGCGACGACGTCGC includes the following:
- a CDS encoding RsmB/NOP family class I SAM-dependent RNA methyltransferase, with the translated sequence MRQALLAHGRSAEELGDLLSADNQDPEVVLCARPGLVSVPALVDEASSDPGQRAQAGRVSPLAVVMEGGDPGRVTAVAQARAGVEDEGSQLVALLLARAGIDGSDSRWLDMCAGPGGKAALLGSLAAQRGAHLVANEPAAHRADLVRDSIRALPPGTVEVRSGDGRDIGKEEPGHYDRVLVDAPCSGLGSLRRRPESRWRRTQADVVGLAALQRELLSSALSAVRPGGVVAYVTCSPHVLETVLVVQDVLRHLEREDKVVEVLHAGRLCAEVSPHPPAEASRPMLQLWPHLDGTDAMFCTLLRPAAPAASPPRPGAAAASPSA
- a CDS encoding transcription antitermination factor NusB, whose amino-acid sequence is MPAHSGRDLPVPSRGQRGQRPRRGGPSRASSRRDGTHDPAGFGAPGRPRGPRQADPARAIALEVLTRVRTEGAFANLVLPSLVKEARLSRLDAGFVTALTYGTLRLQGRYDAIIGLCLDQPIATLDGVVLDVLRLGAHQLLGMRVPAHAAVSTSVDLVGARRDAGPRDWSTRCCAAWGAGPWGVARPAAPGHEP